A portion of the Adhaeribacter radiodurans genome contains these proteins:
- a CDS encoding DUF4265 domain-containing protein has protein sequence MGEINIKLYNPEDGWSCTLDALQLSDIEFELRSNHLWEESLTYGTIIQVVEKQEPDNSYVLKAIRKESDFYTSRFLLNSNTDQSKLRMIGDEIMELGGYWEVVFGGYAIVNIPKDSNFKLDERIKSIMG, from the coding sequence ATGGGAGAAATTAACATCAAATTATATAATCCTGAGGATGGCTGGAGTTGTACTCTGGATGCTCTACAGCTTTCTGATATTGAATTTGAATTAAGGAGTAATCACCTCTGGGAAGAAAGTTTAACCTATGGAACAATTATCCAAGTCGTAGAGAAACAAGAGCCGGATAATTCATATGTATTAAAAGCTATTAGGAAAGAATCAGACTTTTATACAAGTAGATTCCTGTTAAATTCTAATACTGATCAATCTAAATTAAGAATGATTGGTGATGAAATTATGGAACTTGGTGGTTATTGGGAAGTGGTTTTTGGTGGCTACGCTATTGTTAACATTCCCAAAGATTCTAACTTTAAATTAGACGAAAGGATTAAATCCATAATGGGATAA
- a CDS encoding helix-turn-helix domain-containing protein, which translates to MITIQLPDKFALTVEQVADLLSVDERTVRKYGKLATTDHRHLRMFAFGGEYRIELAELISYIKRNYQNVDI; encoded by the coding sequence ATGATAACGATTCAGTTACCTGATAAATTTGCTTTAACGGTGGAACAAGTAGCTGATCTGTTAAGTGTGGATGAAAGAACAGTAAGGAAATATGGAAAGTTAGCAACAACTGACCACAGACACCTTAGAATGTTCGCTTTTGGAGGAGAGTATAGAATAGAGCTAGCGGAGTTGATTTCTTACATTAAACGTAATTATCAGAATGTAGATATCTAG
- a CDS encoding helix-turn-helix domain-containing protein: MEELTTFGKRLKHYRKAKKLSGEELGRIIGTNKGQISYVENDKALPTLEGFIKLLNAFPELDGNWLACGVGEMLKVESMPQNSLEAANCWKLLELERAKSNTYLDLLRNNNIKIE; encoded by the coding sequence ATGGAAGAACTAACCACCTTTGGAAAGAGGTTAAAACATTATAGAAAGGCAAAAAAGTTAAGTGGGGAGGAGCTTGGCAGAATTATAGGGACAAACAAAGGGCAAATCTCATACGTCGAGAATGATAAGGCTTTACCTACATTAGAGGGATTTATCAAGCTTTTAAACGCCTTTCCTGAACTAGACGGTAATTGGTTAGCCTGCGGAGTAGGGGAGATGCTAAAAGTTGAATCAATGCCTCAGAATAGCCTAGAAGCGGCTAATTGTTGGAAGCTATTAGAATTAGAACGAGCTAAATCTAATACTTACTTGGATCTGTTAAGGAACAATAATATAAAAATTGAGTAG
- a CDS encoding S24 family peptidase — MESLIVSPSKLPSLARGIFLERNDNFNEQDPEAEYIIKHRGDSMLPFIGPGDHLKVRMQKPDSWIQFGCSYLIFTSQLAFVARIYKGSTPDKWLLKRDNSEHYNDQEIDKSLVKGLFIITQILKTIC, encoded by the coding sequence ATGGAAAGCTTAATCGTATCTCCAAGTAAATTACCCAGTTTAGCAAGGGGTATTTTCCTAGAACGAAATGACAACTTCAATGAACAGGATCCTGAGGCTGAATATATTATCAAGCATCGAGGTGATAGTATGCTTCCTTTCATAGGTCCTGGTGATCATCTGAAGGTTAGAATGCAAAAGCCGGATAGTTGGATTCAGTTCGGGTGTTCTTATTTGATTTTCACCTCACAATTGGCCTTTGTTGCCAGAATTTACAAAGGTTCTACTCCTGATAAGTGGCTATTAAAAAGAGATAATAGTGAACACTATAACGATCAAGAAATTGATAAAAGCCTAGTCAAAGGGTTATTTATAATCACTCAAATTCTTAAGACCATTTGCTAA
- a CDS encoding aspartate-semialdehyde dehydrogenase → MKVAVVGATGLVGGEILKVLEERNFPVDEVLLVASEKSIGTKKTFKGKELTVIGVKEAIAAKPEIAIFSAGGSTSLAEAPNFAAAGITVIDNSSAWRMDPTKKLVVPEINAQELTKDDKIIANPNCSTIQMVVALNELHKSFKIKRIVVSTYQSVTGTGKKAVDQLMNERAGKEGDMAYPYKIDLNVIPHIDVFTENGYTKEEMKMVKETKKIFGDDSVKVTATTVRIPVMGGHSESVNVEFEKDFTLDEVYAILEKTPGVVVVDDVKNLKYPMPQDAHQKDEVFVGRIRLDETQERTLNMWIVADNLRKGAATNAVQIAEYLLTHDLV, encoded by the coding sequence ATGAAAGTAGCAGTAGTAGGTGCCACCGGCCTGGTAGGCGGTGAAATCCTGAAAGTTTTGGAGGAACGTAACTTCCCCGTTGATGAAGTATTATTAGTTGCTTCCGAAAAATCAATCGGCACCAAGAAAACTTTTAAGGGTAAGGAACTGACTGTTATTGGTGTAAAAGAAGCCATTGCTGCTAAACCCGAGATTGCTATTTTTTCGGCGGGTGGTAGTACTTCTTTAGCTGAGGCTCCCAATTTTGCGGCGGCCGGTATTACGGTTATTGATAATTCCTCGGCCTGGCGGATGGACCCGACCAAAAAACTGGTAGTACCCGAAATTAACGCTCAGGAATTAACCAAAGATGACAAAATAATTGCGAACCCTAATTGCTCTACTATTCAAATGGTAGTAGCTTTAAATGAGTTACATAAAAGTTTTAAAATTAAGCGAATTGTGGTTTCTACGTACCAGTCGGTAACTGGTACCGGAAAAAAAGCCGTAGATCAGCTTATGAATGAGCGCGCCGGGAAAGAAGGCGATATGGCTTACCCGTATAAAATTGATTTAAACGTGATCCCGCATATTGATGTGTTTACGGAAAATGGCTATACCAAAGAAGAAATGAAGATGGTAAAAGAAACCAAAAAAATCTTCGGTGACGATAGCGTAAAAGTAACCGCTACAACTGTGCGCATTCCGGTAATGGGCGGTCACTCCGAATCGGTGAACGTAGAATTTGAGAAAGATTTTACTTTAGACGAAGTGTATGCTATTCTGGAAAAAACGCCTGGTGTAGTAGTAGTTGACGATGTTAAAAACTTAAAATACCCTATGCCGCAAGATGCGCACCAGAAAGATGAAGTATTTGTGGGACGTATCCGGTTAGATGAAACCCAGGAACGTACTTTAAATATGTGGATTGTAGCAGATAATTTACGTAAAGGCGCGGCTACCAATGCCGTACAGATTGCGGAGTATTTGCTCACCCACGACTTGGTATAA
- a CDS encoding alpha/beta fold hydrolase: MKEIDLQTVSDSGGSDKVLVFLHGFCESKEVWETFVQPFRESYRVIAIDLPGFGKNTAPRLSYSMEEAAAYVHKVLKNLEIKKCLLVGHSMGGYVALAFAEKHNNMVNGLCLFHSSALPDSKEKKATRTKTIKFIKKNGLSVFMDAFTAPLFSPVNRKYFAKEIKMLTAIGKETLPEAVIGAIKGMRDRKKRTKVLKDARYPVLFIAGKDDQAVTLEQTLAQCYLPAHSTVVFLAKTAHQGMFEKPVETRNALRSFAEGIL, encoded by the coding sequence ATGAAAGAAATAGATCTACAAACTGTTTCCGACTCTGGCGGTTCGGATAAAGTACTTGTATTTTTACATGGCTTTTGCGAAAGTAAAGAAGTTTGGGAAACCTTTGTTCAGCCTTTCCGCGAATCGTATCGGGTTATCGCCATTGATTTACCTGGCTTTGGTAAAAATACCGCTCCCCGACTGAGTTATTCTATGGAAGAAGCGGCGGCGTACGTGCATAAAGTTTTAAAGAATCTGGAAATTAAAAAATGCTTGTTGGTAGGGCATTCCATGGGTGGTTACGTGGCTTTGGCCTTTGCCGAGAAACACAACAATATGGTTAATGGTTTGTGTCTTTTTCATTCCAGTGCCTTACCCGACTCCAAAGAAAAAAAAGCTACTCGTACTAAAACTATAAAATTTATTAAAAAAAATGGCTTATCTGTTTTTATGGATGCTTTTACCGCACCTTTGTTTTCACCGGTAAATCGAAAATACTTCGCAAAGGAGATAAAAATGCTTACCGCCATTGGCAAAGAAACACTTCCGGAAGCTGTAATAGGAGCTATTAAAGGCATGCGCGACCGGAAAAAAAGAACTAAAGTTCTGAAAGATGCCCGATATCCGGTACTATTTATAGCTGGTAAAGATGATCAGGCCGTAACCTTAGAACAAACACTCGCGCAATGTTATTTACCGGCCCATTCTACTGTTGTTTTCTTAGCAAAAACGGCTCACCAAGGTATGTTTGAAAAACCAGTAGAAACCCGCAATGCGTTGCGCAGTTTTGCCGAAGGTATACTTTAG
- the dxs gene encoding 1-deoxy-D-xylulose-5-phosphate synthase, producing MLIKPGKLLATINSPADLRKLSQEQLLEVCQELRQFIIDNVSIYGGHFGASLGVVELTVALHYIFDTPYDQLVWDVGHQAYGHKILTGRRDNFYTNRKYGGLSGFPKRKESEYDIFGVGHSSTSISAALGMAVASQYKNETNRQHIAVIGDGALTAGMAFEALNHAGVTNTNLLVILNDNCMSIDPNVGALKEYLTDITTSRTYNKLRDDVWNILGKISKFGPNAQAIASKVESGIKATLLKQSNLFESLKFRYFGPIDGHDINHLVSVLNDLKDIPGPKLLHCLTVKGKGFALAEKDQTKWHAPGTFDKITGEIYKVHYDTPQPPKYQDVFGHTMVELAQQNSKIMGVTPAMPSGCSLNIMMAAMPNRAFDVGIAEQHAVTFSAGLATQGLIPFCNIYSTFMQRAYDQVIHDVALQNLNVVFCLDRAGFAGADGPTHHGCYDIAFMRCVPNMVVSSPMNESELRNLMYTASQPDMGPFSIRYPRGEGVMPEWRTPLKKIAVGTGRTIQEGEELAVLTIGPVGNYAVEVCRNLQIENVKIGHYDMRFAKPLDEKLLHQIFQKYDKIITVEDGCLQGGFGSAVLEFMADNNYHAQVRRLGIPDTIIEHGSQLELHRECGFDPTGIERTARELLFHAVSV from the coding sequence ATGTTAATAAAGCCCGGAAAGCTTCTAGCTACCATTAATTCGCCCGCCGATCTCCGGAAATTATCCCAAGAACAGTTATTAGAAGTTTGCCAGGAACTCCGGCAATTCATTATCGACAATGTATCTATTTACGGCGGACATTTTGGGGCTAGCCTGGGAGTGGTAGAGTTAACGGTAGCATTGCATTATATTTTTGATACTCCCTATGATCAACTGGTTTGGGATGTAGGGCACCAGGCTTACGGGCATAAAATACTTACCGGCCGACGGGATAATTTCTATACCAACCGGAAATATGGCGGTTTATCGGGCTTTCCAAAACGCAAGGAAAGCGAATACGATATCTTCGGCGTAGGCCATTCTTCTACCTCTATTTCAGCGGCTTTGGGCATGGCGGTGGCTTCGCAGTACAAAAATGAAACAAACCGCCAGCACATTGCGGTAATCGGCGATGGCGCATTAACCGCTGGTATGGCCTTCGAAGCCTTAAATCACGCGGGAGTTACTAATACCAACTTGCTGGTTATTCTCAACGATAATTGCATGTCTATCGACCCCAATGTAGGGGCTCTTAAAGAATACTTAACCGATATAACTACATCGCGCACATACAATAAACTGCGCGATGATGTATGGAATATATTAGGAAAAATAAGCAAGTTTGGTCCTAATGCTCAAGCCATTGCTTCTAAAGTAGAAAGCGGAATAAAAGCTACGCTACTTAAGCAAAGTAATTTGTTTGAATCTTTAAAGTTCCGGTATTTTGGTCCGATTGATGGACACGACATTAACCACTTAGTTTCGGTACTAAACGATTTAAAAGATATTCCGGGCCCTAAACTATTGCATTGCCTCACGGTAAAAGGCAAAGGTTTTGCGCTTGCCGAAAAAGATCAAACGAAGTGGCACGCCCCGGGTACATTTGATAAAATTACCGGCGAAATTTATAAAGTACACTATGATACCCCGCAGCCGCCTAAATACCAGGATGTATTTGGGCATACCATGGTAGAGTTAGCCCAGCAAAATAGTAAAATAATGGGAGTTACCCCGGCAATGCCCTCAGGCTGCTCCTTAAATATTATGATGGCGGCTATGCCTAACCGGGCCTTCGATGTTGGAATTGCGGAGCAGCACGCCGTTACTTTTTCGGCTGGTTTGGCTACGCAAGGATTGATTCCGTTCTGCAATATCTATTCTACTTTTATGCAACGGGCCTACGATCAGGTTATTCACGACGTAGCGTTGCAGAATTTAAACGTAGTTTTTTGTTTAGATCGCGCTGGTTTTGCTGGTGCCGATGGCCCTACTCACCACGGCTGCTACGACATAGCTTTTATGCGTTGCGTGCCAAACATGGTCGTATCTTCGCCCATGAACGAATCTGAATTACGAAACCTCATGTATACGGCTTCGCAACCCGATATGGGCCCATTTAGCATCCGATATCCACGCGGCGAGGGGGTTATGCCCGAATGGCGTACTCCGCTTAAAAAAATTGCCGTAGGTACCGGTCGAACTATTCAGGAAGGAGAAGAATTAGCTGTATTAACGATTGGTCCGGTAGGTAATTACGCCGTAGAAGTATGCCGTAATTTACAGATAGAAAACGTTAAAATAGGGCATTATGATATGCGTTTTGCCAAACCTCTTGATGAAAAGCTCCTGCACCAGATCTTCCAAAAGTATGATAAAATTATTACCGTAGAAGATGGTTGTTTGCAAGGTGGCTTTGGTAGCGCGGTACTGGAATTTATGGCCGACAATAATTACCATGCCCAGGTAAGACGCTTAGGTATTCCTGATACTATTATTGAGCATGGCTCGCAATTAGAATTACACCGCGAATGTGGCTTCGATCCTACGGGTATTGAACGAACCGCGCGCGAATTATTATTTCATGCGGTAAGTGTATAG
- a CDS encoding DUF3078 domain-containing protein, giving the protein MKKYWLLSCVLLKLVSKVAAQTVPVIVLPADTTAKVNPWKFGGIGTLNFNQISLSNWATGGQSSVSGLGLVTITVNYKDDRSSWNNTNNFTYGLLKVTKDRLKKSDDQIDITSKYGRNLSKAWYYAAQVNFRSQFTRTLDKETNVLVSRFLAPAFILGSLGLDYKPRENFSVFLSAVTGKVTIVRDRRLADAGAFGVQPARRDTAGVIIPGTGDKFRREFGGYLNARFRTPLMQNITFQTQLDLFSNYVRNPQNIDVNWQNTINMKVNKLIDVSIFTHLIYDDDILTEVDSNEDGIIDKKGPRLQFKETLGIGLTYKLPKQKK; this is encoded by the coding sequence ATGAAAAAATATTGGTTGTTAAGTTGTGTGTTGCTTAAGTTAGTTAGTAAAGTTGCGGCTCAAACGGTTCCTGTTATTGTATTACCAGCAGATACTACTGCCAAGGTAAATCCCTGGAAGTTTGGAGGAATTGGTACGCTTAATTTTAATCAAATAAGTTTATCGAACTGGGCTACTGGTGGTCAAAGCTCGGTATCCGGGTTAGGCTTGGTAACAATTACCGTTAATTACAAAGACGATCGCAGTTCTTGGAACAACACGAATAACTTTACTTACGGCTTACTTAAAGTTACCAAAGATCGGCTTAAAAAAAGTGACGATCAAATTGATATAACTTCTAAATACGGCCGCAATTTATCTAAGGCCTGGTATTATGCCGCCCAAGTTAATTTTCGGAGTCAGTTTACCCGAACCTTAGATAAAGAAACAAATGTGCTGGTTTCCCGTTTTCTGGCACCTGCCTTTATTCTGGGTTCCCTTGGGCTTGATTACAAGCCCCGGGAAAACTTCTCGGTATTTTTATCAGCGGTTACGGGTAAGGTTACGATTGTGCGCGATCGAAGGCTGGCCGATGCCGGAGCTTTTGGCGTGCAGCCTGCCAGGCGTGATACCGCCGGGGTAATTATTCCGGGTACCGGCGACAAATTCCGGCGGGAATTCGGCGGGTATTTAAACGCCCGTTTCCGGACGCCGCTTATGCAAAATATAACCTTTCAAACCCAACTCGATTTATTTTCTAACTATGTGCGTAATCCGCAGAACATTGATGTAAACTGGCAGAATACCATTAACATGAAAGTAAATAAACTCATTGATGTAAGCATTTTTACCCATCTTATTTATGACGATGATATTCTGACGGAGGTAGATTCCAACGAGGATGGTATTATCGACAAAAAAGGGCCACGGCTCCAGTTTAAAGAAACTTTAGGAATAGGGCTTACTTATAAATTGCCAAAGCAAAAAAAGTAA
- the mscL gene encoding large-conductance mechanosensitive channel protein MscL: MSLISEFKQFAVKGNVIDLAVGIIIGAAFGKIVTSLVNDIIMPPIGLAIGGIDFKDLKYVLSEPVMQGGKVITEGASINYGNFIQSLVDFLIIALAIFALVKAINAMKRKEEAAPATPTLTREELLLTDIRDLLKNKP, translated from the coding sequence ATGAGTTTAATATCTGAATTTAAGCAATTTGCGGTTAAAGGTAACGTAATTGATTTAGCCGTTGGTATTATTATTGGCGCTGCTTTCGGTAAGATTGTTACTTCCTTGGTAAATGACATTATAATGCCACCTATCGGACTTGCTATTGGCGGAATTGATTTTAAAGATTTAAAGTACGTTTTGAGTGAGCCCGTTATGCAAGGCGGTAAAGTAATTACCGAAGGAGCTTCTATTAATTATGGTAATTTTATTCAAAGCCTAGTAGACTTTTTAATTATTGCATTAGCTATTTTTGCGCTGGTAAAAGCAATTAACGCCATGAAACGGAAAGAAGAAGCAGCCCCCGCCACTCCTACTCTTACCCGCGAAGAATTATTGCTTACCGATATCCGGGATTTACTAAAAAATAAACCATAA
- a CDS encoding enoyl-CoA hydratase/isomerase family protein, translating into MTTYNNLKLDLQEGILIITISRVSKLNALNIETVEEIQTAMQEAYDNDEVKGIIFTGEGDKAFAAGADIGEISQLNEVIGRRFAERGQDIFAMIEESTKPVIAAVNGFALGGGCELAMACHIRVASHNARFGQPEVNLGLIPGYGGTQRLTQLVGKGKAMELMMTGDMITADDALRLGLANHVTTPGMLMEKCLEIMRKITSKAPLAVGMIVDCVNAWYDKEEHGYQTEANSFSRCCGSDDFVEGINAFFQKRKPNFKGT; encoded by the coding sequence ATGACAACTTATAATAACCTCAAATTAGACCTGCAGGAAGGTATTCTAATTATTACCATTAGCCGGGTGTCTAAACTTAATGCCCTGAACATTGAGACAGTAGAAGAAATTCAAACGGCCATGCAGGAAGCCTATGACAACGACGAGGTGAAAGGAATAATATTTACCGGCGAAGGAGATAAGGCTTTCGCTGCCGGAGCCGATATCGGCGAAATCTCCCAGCTTAACGAAGTAATCGGGCGCCGGTTTGCCGAACGGGGTCAGGATATTTTTGCCATGATCGAAGAATCTACTAAACCGGTAATTGCGGCCGTAAACGGATTTGCTTTAGGCGGTGGCTGCGAATTAGCGATGGCCTGCCATATCCGGGTAGCTAGCCACAATGCCCGCTTTGGCCAGCCCGAAGTAAATCTAGGCTTGATTCCGGGTTACGGCGGCACGCAGCGCCTTACGCAATTAGTAGGCAAAGGCAAAGCTATGGAATTAATGATGACCGGCGATATGATTACCGCCGACGATGCTTTAAGGCTAGGTTTAGCCAATCACGTAACCACCCCGGGCATGCTCATGGAAAAATGCCTGGAAATTATGCGTAAAATTACTTCCAAAGCTCCGTTAGCGGTAGGTATGATTGTAGATTGCGTAAATGCGTGGTACGATAAAGAAGAACATGGCTACCAAACGGAGGCTAATTCTTTTAGCCGGTGCTGTGGTTCCGATGATTTTGTGGAAGGTATAAACGCTTTTTTTCAAAAACGTAAACCGAATTTTAAAGGAACCTGA
- a CDS encoding lipopolysaccharide biosynthesis protein, which yields MSVAKKLVGQTAAYGLSSIIGRTLNFLLFPLYLGIFAPEDYGVINGLYAYVGFFNILFTFGLETAFFRFANQAGSDRQILFNRVLSFLIFSSVLLTSLILLFINPISRLIDFPDQQLFISWLAIILAVDAIVSIPFARLRLENKAGKFAAIKMTNVLITVLANVFIYWFCYNVYQENFLADLKPIISKIYFPEWKLGYIFLINLIANLLLIPLLWREFSSLRFSLDFSFMKPMLRYAYPIMLMGFAGIVNELLDRILLLELLPDNFYPNLTSKGALGVYGGCYKLATFMTLAIQAFRYAGEPFFFSQAKEKNSAATFALVTKWFVIVCAFIFLFISVNLEDFKFLLRRPSYYQGMAVIPILLLANLFLGVYYNLSAWFKLTDKTYFGTFISFGGAAITILLNILLIPVLGYMGCAWATLACYFSMALACYLFGQKYYPIPYPVITIVGYLILAISLILAANYININDFILRHIFHLGLCVIYLLFIFLLEKPLRFIKR from the coding sequence ATGAGTGTAGCGAAGAAACTGGTTGGACAGACCGCGGCTTATGGTCTGAGTAGTATTATTGGTCGCACACTTAATTTCTTATTATTTCCCCTTTACTTAGGCATTTTTGCCCCCGAAGATTACGGTGTAATTAATGGGTTATATGCTTACGTTGGCTTTTTTAATATCTTATTTACTTTCGGACTGGAAACTGCCTTTTTCCGGTTTGCCAATCAGGCCGGATCCGATCGGCAGATACTATTTAACCGGGTACTCAGCTTCCTGATTTTTTCGAGTGTTCTGTTAACCAGCCTTATTCTTTTATTTATTAATCCTATTTCCAGGTTAATAGACTTTCCGGATCAGCAATTATTTATTAGTTGGTTGGCTATTATTTTAGCCGTAGATGCTATTGTTAGCATTCCCTTTGCCCGTTTGCGGCTCGAAAATAAAGCCGGTAAGTTTGCGGCCATTAAAATGACTAATGTACTAATTACGGTACTAGCCAATGTTTTTATTTACTGGTTTTGTTATAACGTTTACCAAGAAAACTTCCTGGCTGATTTAAAACCGATTATTTCTAAAATATATTTCCCGGAATGGAAGCTCGGTTATATTTTCCTGATTAATCTTATTGCTAATTTGCTTCTTATCCCGTTGTTATGGCGCGAGTTCAGTAGTTTACGGTTTTCGCTGGATTTTTCGTTCATGAAGCCAATGTTGCGCTATGCGTATCCCATTATGCTGATGGGTTTTGCTGGCATTGTAAATGAGCTGCTCGACCGGATTTTATTACTAGAACTTTTACCAGACAATTTTTATCCTAATTTAACCAGTAAAGGAGCTTTAGGGGTGTATGGTGGGTGTTACAAACTAGCCACCTTTATGACTTTAGCCATTCAGGCGTTCCGGTACGCAGGAGAGCCATTCTTTTTCTCGCAGGCCAAAGAAAAGAACTCGGCCGCTACCTTTGCGTTGGTAACCAAGTGGTTTGTAATTGTTTGTGCTTTTATTTTCTTATTTATCAGTGTAAACCTCGAAGATTTTAAGTTTTTGCTCCGCCGGCCTAGTTATTATCAGGGCATGGCAGTTATTCCTATTTTGCTTCTGGCTAACTTATTTTTAGGGGTTTATTATAACTTATCGGCCTGGTTTAAATTAACTGATAAAACCTATTTCGGCACTTTTATTAGTTTTGGAGGGGCTGCCATAACCATTTTATTAAATATTTTATTAATTCCGGTATTAGGCTACATGGGCTGCGCCTGGGCTACTTTGGCCTGCTACTTTTCTATGGCTTTGGCGTGTTATTTATTTGGGCAGAAGTATTACCCTATCCCCTATCCTGTAATAACAATTGTTGGTTATTTAATTCTGGCAATTAGCTTAATACTTGCTGCTAATTATATAAATATTAACGATTTTATTCTCCGTCACATTTTTCATTTAGGTTTGTGCGTTATTTACCTGCTCTTCATCTTTCTTCTGGAAAAGCCCCTTCGTTTTATCAAACGCTAA
- the dut gene encoding dUTP diphosphatase produces MQVNIINQSKHSLPSYQTSSSAGMDIRANLEMAVVLKPLQRALIPTGLFIELPVGFEAQIRPRSGLAYKHGISIVNTPGTIDADYRGELKVLLVNLSDQEFTVEDGERIAQLVVARHETVVWQEAAELSNTERGAGGYGSTGVK; encoded by the coding sequence ATGCAAGTAAATATTATTAATCAGTCCAAGCATTCTCTGCCTTCGTACCAGACCAGCAGTTCGGCCGGAATGGATATACGGGCTAATCTGGAAATGGCAGTTGTTTTAAAACCATTGCAACGGGCTTTAATCCCGACCGGTTTATTTATTGAATTACCCGTTGGATTTGAAGCACAAATCAGACCCCGGAGTGGTTTGGCCTATAAACATGGTATCTCCATTGTAAACACTCCAGGTACCATAGATGCTGATTACCGGGGCGAATTAAAAGTTTTACTCGTAAACTTATCGGATCAGGAGTTTACCGTGGAAGATGGCGAGCGCATTGCGCAATTGGTGGTAGCGCGGCACGAAACAGTAGTTTGGCAAGAAGCCGCCGAGCTTTCTAACACCGAACGCGGCGCAGGTGGTTACGGCAGTACCGGCGTTAAATAA
- a CDS encoding sugar phosphate nucleotidyltransferase: MRIIVPMAGMGKRMRPHTLTVPKPLVPIAGKPIVQRLVEDIAKVCQEPIEEVAFIIGHFGEAVEQKLLDIAASVGARGTISYQEEPLGTAHAILCAKESLEGQVVVAFADTLFKADFTLDTSADGTIWVQQVEDPRPFGVVKLNERGEITDFVEKPETFISDLAIIGIYYFKDGAYLRDELQYLLDNNIKDKGEFQLTNALENMKNKGTVFVPGKISEWLDCGNKDATVYTNQRYLEYIKDEQDLVNSSAKVTNSIIIQPSYIGENAVINNSVVGPHVSIGKNTSVTDTVISNSIVQENTVIKSANITNSMLGSFVSFTGTPTDLSLGDYNVLKE; the protein is encoded by the coding sequence ATGAGAATTATTGTTCCTATGGCCGGCATGGGCAAACGCATGCGCCCGCATACTTTAACGGTTCCGAAACCTCTTGTGCCGATTGCCGGCAAGCCAATTGTACAGCGTTTAGTTGAAGATATAGCAAAGGTTTGCCAAGAACCTATTGAAGAAGTAGCATTTATTATTGGTCACTTCGGAGAGGCCGTGGAGCAAAAATTATTAGATATTGCCGCTTCGGTAGGTGCTCGGGGTACCATTTCGTACCAGGAAGAGCCACTAGGTACGGCGCACGCTATTTTATGCGCCAAGGAATCTTTGGAAGGTCAGGTGGTAGTTGCTTTTGCCGATACTTTGTTTAAAGCCGATTTTACTTTAGATACCTCCGCCGATGGCACCATTTGGGTACAGCAGGTGGAAGATCCGCGGCCATTTGGCGTGGTTAAATTAAACGAACGCGGCGAGATTACCGATTTCGTAGAAAAACCTGAAACCTTTATTTCGGATTTAGCAATTATTGGTATTTATTATTTTAAAGACGGCGCTTACCTGCGCGATGAACTACAATACTTGCTCGACAATAATATTAAAGATAAAGGCGAGTTTCAGTTGACCAATGCGTTAGAGAACATGAAGAACAAAGGCACGGTGTTCGTACCCGGTAAAATTTCGGAATGGCTCGACTGCGGCAACAAAGACGCAACCGTTTATACCAATCAACGCTACCTGGAATACATTAAAGACGAACAGGATTTAGTAAATTCTTCTGCAAAAGTTACTAATTCAATTATCATTCAACCTAGCTATATTGGCGAAAATGCTGTGATAAACAATTCAGTGGTAGGTCCACACGTTTCTATTGGAAAGAACACTAGCGTAACAGATACCGTTATCAGTAACTCTATTGTACAGGAAAATACAGTTATAAAAAGTGCGAACATTACGAACTCCATGTTGGGCAGCTTCGTTTCTTTTACAGGAACACCAACCGACTTGAGTTTGGGTGACTACAATGTTTTGAAGGAGTAA